In one window of Synergistes jonesii DNA:
- a CDS encoding nucleoside kinase: protein MVKIEFADRAPLLCEKGTAVRELFTNAGYPQMKNAVACRVNHLQRPLSWKLVMDSFVEPVTTDSIEGIEVYTRTVAFMLTAAATRIKGIRLHLTQSISYSYYYESPEGEITQKDCLEIEAEMRRMVKDCEPITREVFSADEARAIMLKQRYADKERLIFYTGEDPVILYKCCGVYDFFGGTLADNAGITPTFELRSYRGGIFISGPTLADPSHTMAFIESPRLFSLIDSHTDWLQKMRISTVAEIHKHVVDGHSRDLIMSCEALHTKLLTNIAAQIEARPDVRLLCLAGPSSSGKTTSSRRLRVQLLTSGINSATLELDNYFVNRDKTPVGRDGKYDFEALEALDLELINEQISELLEGREVEVPRFDFLTGRRTKGSRMKLAPGELLVIEGIHGLNEKLTERVAPEKKYKIFICPLTGTNIDFHNRIGTTDTRLLRRMVRDARRRGHSAEATLKMWPSVVRGSHRHIFPYQENAETLFNTSLAYEMSVLKGYVMPLLMTVGEDSPVFGEATRLLSLLQYVPVIPSDDVPNLSVLREFIGGSCFE, encoded by the coding sequence ATGGTGAAGATAGAGTTTGCGGACAGAGCTCCGCTTCTTTGCGAAAAAGGGACCGCGGTGCGCGAACTTTTCACGAACGCCGGCTACCCGCAAATGAAAAATGCCGTCGCCTGCCGCGTCAACCACCTGCAGCGCCCTCTCTCGTGGAAGCTCGTTATGGATTCTTTCGTCGAGCCAGTAACGACCGACAGCATCGAGGGCATAGAGGTCTACACGCGCACCGTCGCCTTCATGCTTACGGCCGCCGCGACGCGCATAAAGGGAATCCGCCTGCATCTGACACAGTCGATCTCCTACTCCTACTACTACGAATCGCCGGAGGGCGAGATCACTCAGAAGGACTGCCTCGAAATAGAGGCCGAGATGCGCCGCATGGTAAAGGACTGCGAGCCGATAACGCGCGAAGTCTTCTCCGCCGACGAGGCGCGCGCGATAATGCTGAAACAGCGCTACGCCGACAAGGAGCGCCTCATATTCTACACGGGGGAGGACCCCGTAATACTCTACAAATGCTGCGGCGTCTACGACTTTTTCGGAGGTACTCTCGCCGACAACGCCGGCATCACGCCTACATTCGAGCTCCGCAGCTATAGGGGCGGGATATTCATATCGGGGCCTACGCTCGCCGACCCGTCGCACACTATGGCCTTCATAGAATCGCCGCGCCTCTTCAGCCTCATCGACAGCCACACCGACTGGCTGCAGAAGATGCGCATAAGCACAGTCGCCGAGATACACAAACACGTCGTCGACGGACATTCGCGCGACCTGATAATGAGCTGCGAGGCCCTGCACACAAAGCTGCTGACGAACATCGCGGCGCAAATAGAGGCGCGCCCCGACGTCAGGCTCCTCTGCCTCGCCGGGCCGTCGAGCTCCGGCAAGACTACGTCCTCGCGCCGCCTGCGTGTACAGCTGCTGACCTCCGGCATCAACTCGGCGACGCTCGAACTCGACAACTATTTCGTGAACCGCGACAAAACGCCCGTCGGGCGCGACGGCAAATACGACTTCGAGGCTCTCGAAGCTCTCGATCTCGAATTGATAAACGAACAGATATCAGAGCTGCTCGAAGGCAGGGAGGTAGAGGTCCCGAGGTTCGACTTCCTCACCGGCAGGAGGACTAAGGGAAGTAGGATGAAGCTCGCGCCCGGCGAGCTGCTCGTGATAGAGGGCATACACGGCCTCAACGAAAAGCTGACCGAGCGCGTCGCGCCCGAGAAGAAATACAAGATATTTATCTGCCCTCTGACCGGCACGAACATAGACTTCCACAACCGCATCGGGACGACGGACACGCGCCTCCTCCGCAGGATGGTGCGCGACGCGCGGAGGCGCGGGCATTCGGCAGAAGCCACTCTGAAGATGTGGCCTTCCGTCGTGCGCGGCTCCCACCGCCATATCTTCCCCTACCAGGAGAACGCCGAGACACTTTTCAACACCTCGCTCGCATACGAAATGTCGGTGCTGAAGGGCTACGTCATGCCGCTGCTGATGACGGTCGGAGAGGACTCCCCGGTATTCGGCGAGGCGACGCGCCTCCTCTCGCTGCTGCAGTACGTTCCGGTCATCCCCTCCGACGACGTCCCCAATCTTTCGGTGCTCAGAGAGTTCATAGGAGGAAGCTGCTTTGAATGA
- a CDS encoding DEAD/DEAH box helicase: MLILHTAFEKDFIYLWGEHSFEYFDGAPAAAAPPLPWGAETTELAAALKGVGVKRSRRSAEPVGAQLLLPSREGVPLPSSPMLGDVPSKGGALSLSPFSVCALPLSFQEFLQLARVVRESGERLAAPGVLFADDVKFICSALEYSAYLVQRGNYFPDMEKRGGGFVSQWRPLILARSQDEFSAFAAAMPPLLCAFAAEGRARLAPKRDAAMLLLSCFTDMIVRASQSQGRDRGRLIDSGNPHEIWLRSLLWQKAPLEKWKEEMSEFYPQVCAWADSLKAMTAQPWRFFIRLEEPLEEEGAWTLSWHLQSTRDLSLIIPAERVWSPTRAEREWFERTQTNPRLYMLQILGRLAAELPAVASGLHTPCPCECAMTLDELFDFLHNHLARIMDMGIQVQFPKTWGQISDRPKLSVRANVREEGAFQAGGKIDMSDMLDVDWNVALGGDLLTEEEFTMLTELKTPLANLRGRWVVIYRDEVEKITAALKKMPEKIERREALLSSLRQEYMDAPLSEVAGSQWLSDVRALLSASAPLEESPAPEGFAGKLRPYQAKGLFWLERLTKLGMGACLADDMGLGKTVQTLALIKEMRSGGELRPVLLICPTSVMENWRREAERFVPGMKTIVHHGLKRNKSGAFTAEKLAGALVISSYSLLYRDNALFSKIEWAGAVLDEAQNIKNPDTRQARAARSLRAGWHVALTGTPVENHVGDMWSIMEFLMPGLMPNRAKFSREILRPVQAGEKKAMEKVRRMTAPFILRRLKSDKEIISDLPEKIESREFCPLTREQATLYGAVTSSLEKELSGASGIKRKGIVLGAITALKQICDHPLLYLKDKSEIDGRSGKIARVAELAEEMIAAGDRALIFTQYAEMGGLLKKFIQETFGREALFLHGGVPREKRDEMVRRFQQEEKGPPFFILSLKAGGTGLNLTRANHVIMFDRWWNPAVEQQAVDRAYRIGQSSSVQVHYFCCRGTLEEKIEELIDEKRELAEMVVGSGEARLSELSDSDLQELFMLEKEAVENL; this comes from the coding sequence ATGCTTATTCTTCACACCGCCTTCGAGAAGGACTTCATATATCTCTGGGGCGAACATTCCTTCGAATATTTTGACGGGGCGCCGGCGGCGGCCGCGCCGCCTCTACCGTGGGGCGCGGAAACCACCGAGCTCGCAGCGGCTCTGAAGGGGGTCGGAGTCAAGCGCTCGCGCAGGAGCGCGGAGCCCGTAGGCGCGCAGTTGCTACTGCCGAGCCGCGAAGGCGTCCCTCTGCCGTCGAGCCCGATGCTCGGCGACGTGCCGTCGAAGGGCGGCGCGCTTTCGCTGTCGCCCTTCTCCGTCTGCGCGTTGCCGCTGAGCTTCCAAGAATTTCTTCAACTCGCGCGCGTCGTCCGCGAAAGCGGCGAACGCCTCGCGGCGCCCGGCGTGCTCTTCGCCGACGACGTCAAATTCATCTGCAGCGCGCTCGAATACTCGGCCTACCTCGTCCAGCGCGGGAACTATTTCCCCGACATGGAAAAGCGCGGCGGCGGCTTCGTTTCCCAATGGCGGCCGCTGATACTCGCGAGGAGCCAGGATGAATTTTCAGCCTTTGCCGCCGCGATGCCGCCGCTTCTCTGCGCCTTCGCGGCGGAGGGGAGGGCGCGGCTCGCACCGAAGCGGGACGCAGCGATGCTGCTGCTCAGCTGCTTCACCGATATGATAGTGCGCGCCTCTCAGTCGCAGGGCAGAGACAGGGGGCGCCTCATCGACTCCGGCAACCCCCACGAGATATGGCTCCGCTCGCTGCTATGGCAGAAGGCGCCGCTCGAAAAATGGAAGGAGGAGATGTCAGAGTTTTACCCACAGGTCTGCGCCTGGGCGGATTCGCTGAAGGCCATGACCGCGCAGCCGTGGCGCTTCTTCATACGCCTCGAGGAGCCGCTCGAAGAGGAGGGGGCGTGGACACTGTCCTGGCATTTGCAGTCGACGCGCGACCTTTCGCTGATAATCCCCGCCGAGCGCGTATGGAGCCCGACGCGGGCCGAGCGCGAGTGGTTCGAACGCACACAGACGAATCCGCGCCTCTATATGCTTCAGATACTCGGCCGTCTCGCGGCCGAGCTGCCGGCCGTCGCGTCGGGGCTGCATACGCCGTGCCCCTGCGAATGCGCTATGACTCTCGACGAATTGTTCGACTTCCTTCACAACCACCTCGCGCGGATAATGGACATGGGCATACAGGTGCAGTTCCCAAAAACGTGGGGACAGATATCCGACCGCCCGAAGCTCTCTGTGCGCGCGAACGTCCGCGAGGAAGGCGCCTTCCAGGCCGGCGGCAAGATCGACATGTCCGATATGCTCGACGTCGACTGGAACGTCGCACTCGGCGGCGACCTCCTCACCGAAGAAGAATTCACGATGCTGACTGAGCTCAAGACGCCGCTCGCGAACCTCCGCGGCCGCTGGGTCGTCATATACCGCGACGAAGTTGAGAAAATAACCGCGGCGCTGAAAAAGATGCCGGAAAAAATAGAGCGCAGGGAGGCGCTTCTCTCCTCACTGCGTCAGGAATACATGGACGCGCCACTATCGGAGGTCGCCGGCTCGCAGTGGCTCAGCGACGTCCGCGCGCTGCTATCGGCCTCCGCCCCCCTTGAGGAATCGCCGGCGCCGGAGGGCTTCGCCGGCAAGCTCCGCCCCTATCAGGCGAAGGGGCTCTTCTGGCTCGAACGCCTCACAAAGCTGGGCATGGGCGCCTGCCTCGCCGACGACATGGGGCTCGGCAAGACCGTACAGACGCTGGCCCTTATAAAAGAAATGCGCTCAGGCGGCGAACTGCGCCCGGTGCTTTTGATATGCCCGACCTCAGTGATGGAAAACTGGCGGCGCGAAGCGGAGAGATTCGTCCCCGGCATGAAGACGATCGTACACCACGGGCTCAAGAGAAACAAGAGCGGCGCCTTCACAGCCGAGAAGCTCGCCGGCGCGCTCGTTATATCGTCCTACTCGCTGCTCTACCGCGACAACGCGCTCTTTTCAAAAATAGAATGGGCCGGCGCGGTGCTCGACGAGGCGCAGAACATAAAAAATCCCGACACAAGGCAGGCGCGCGCCGCGCGTTCGCTGCGCGCGGGTTGGCACGTCGCTCTCACCGGTACGCCGGTCGAAAACCACGTCGGCGACATGTGGTCGATAATGGAGTTCCTGATGCCCGGCCTGATGCCGAACCGCGCGAAATTCTCGCGCGAGATACTGCGCCCGGTGCAGGCCGGAGAGAAGAAGGCGATGGAAAAGGTACGCCGCATGACCGCGCCCTTCATACTCCGCCGCCTCAAGAGCGACAAAGAGATAATAAGCGACCTGCCGGAAAAGATAGAGAGCCGCGAATTCTGCCCGCTGACGCGCGAGCAGGCGACGCTCTACGGCGCAGTAACCTCGTCGCTCGAAAAAGAGCTCTCGGGCGCCAGCGGCATAAAGCGCAAAGGCATAGTGCTCGGCGCTATAACGGCGCTGAAACAGATATGCGACCATCCGCTGCTCTACCTGAAGGATAAATCCGAGATCGACGGCCGCTCCGGCAAAATCGCGCGCGTCGCTGAGCTCGCCGAGGAGATGATCGCGGCCGGCGACCGCGCTCTGATATTCACGCAGTACGCCGAAATGGGGGGGCTGCTGAAAAAATTCATACAGGAGACCTTCGGGCGCGAGGCGCTCTTCCTGCACGGCGGGGTGCCGCGCGAAAAGCGCGACGAAATGGTGCGCCGCTTCCAGCAGGAAGAAAAGGGGCCCCCCTTCTTCATCCTCTCCCTCAAGGCCGGCGGCACGGGGCTGAACCTCACACGCGCAAACCACGTGATAATGTTCGACCGCTGGTGGAACCCCGCCGTCGAACAGCAGGCCGTCGACCGAGCATACAGGATAGGGCAGAGCAGCAGCGTACAGGTACACTACTTCTGCTGCCGCGGCACGCTCGAAGAAAAGATAGAAGAGCTGATAGACGAGAAGAGAGAGCTCGCCGAGATGGTCGTCGGCAGCGGGGAGGCGCGCCTCTCCGAACTAAGCGACAGCGACCTTCAGGAGCTCTTCATGCTCGAAAAAGAGGCGGTGGAAAACCTGTGA
- a CDS encoding SWIM zinc finger family protein — MSGTRGGFYKYRKPREARGGIKARTARGHAFASNWWSRRWIEVMEESIDAGRLARGKSYARKGQVVGISIEPGLVTACVQGSRKTPYQVRFGIETISGEAREMILFRFRENAAFAARLLAGELPEETEEIFKDAKAPLFPTKSALRRFKCSCPDDAAPCKHIVAVLLLLGEEISDDPFLLLKLRGLEKESLINMLTLESARDEEIEARDFGEACELSGGAEASESAAPPMEGEELPADENWFRGGEFSFERAETDNRRRAAALEVMNDFPFWRGEHPFRQTLAPIYEQAATYAGEILTGEKKKPIGRPRKMI; from the coding sequence GTGAGCGGAACGCGCGGAGGATTTTATAAATACCGTAAGCCGCGCGAGGCGAGAGGCGGCATAAAGGCGCGCACCGCGCGCGGGCACGCCTTCGCGTCGAATTGGTGGTCGCGCCGTTGGATAGAGGTGATGGAGGAGTCCATAGACGCTGGACGCCTCGCCCGTGGCAAAAGCTACGCGCGCAAGGGGCAGGTCGTCGGCATAAGCATTGAGCCGGGGCTAGTCACAGCGTGCGTGCAGGGCTCGCGCAAAACTCCCTACCAGGTGCGCTTCGGCATCGAAACGATAAGCGGCGAAGCGCGCGAGATGATACTCTTCCGTTTCCGCGAAAACGCGGCGTTCGCGGCGCGCCTATTGGCCGGCGAGCTGCCGGAGGAGACCGAAGAAATATTCAAAGATGCGAAGGCCCCGCTCTTTCCGACGAAAAGCGCGCTGCGCCGCTTCAAATGCTCCTGCCCCGACGACGCGGCCCCCTGCAAGCACATAGTCGCGGTCCTCCTTCTGCTCGGCGAAGAGATAAGCGACGATCCTTTCTTACTGCTCAAGCTGCGCGGGCTCGAAAAAGAATCGCTGATAAACATGCTGACGCTCGAAAGCGCGCGCGACGAGGAAATCGAAGCCCGTGACTTCGGCGAAGCCTGCGAGCTCTCCGGCGGCGCGGAAGCTTCCGAAAGCGCCGCTCCGCCCATGGAAGGCGAAGAACTGCCCGCAGACGAAAACTGGTTCCGCGGCGGCGAATTCTCCTTCGAACGCGCCGAAACCGACAACAGACGGCGCGCAGCGGCGCTCGAAGTTATGAACGACTTTCCCTTCTGGCGCGGCGAGCACCCCTTCCGCCAGACGCTCGCGCCGATATACGAGCAGGCCGCGACCTACGCCGGAGAAATACTGACCGGCGAGAAGAAAAAGCCGATCGGCCGGCCGAGAAAAATGATATAA
- a CDS encoding ABC transporter ATP-binding protein: protein MLRVENLCVNYGGIQALRGISLEVPEGGIVTLIGANGAGKSSTLRAIAGLVRNKSGSVTWKGKNITGMQPERVLESGIALCPEGRRIFPHLTVLENLRLGGYSCKSRGEADAAVERAFALFPRLRERSWQKGGTLSGGEQQMLAVGRALMSSPELVMFDEPSMGLAPILVEEVFEIIRQINKEGRTVLLVEQNAFAALKIADYAYVLEVGQITLQGKGEELLNDSRVISAYLGG from the coding sequence ATGCTCAGGGTGGAAAATCTCTGCGTCAATTACGGCGGGATACAGGCTTTGCGCGGAATATCGCTCGAAGTGCCGGAGGGCGGGATAGTCACGCTGATCGGCGCGAACGGTGCCGGGAAGAGCAGCACGCTCCGCGCTATAGCCGGGCTAGTGCGCAACAAAAGCGGAAGCGTGACGTGGAAAGGCAAAAACATCACAGGCATGCAGCCGGAGCGCGTGCTCGAAAGCGGCATAGCGCTCTGCCCCGAGGGGCGGAGGATATTCCCCCACCTCACGGTGCTCGAAAATCTGCGGCTCGGCGGCTATTCGTGCAAAAGCAGGGGCGAGGCCGACGCCGCGGTCGAAAGGGCCTTCGCGCTCTTCCCGCGCCTGCGCGAGCGTTCGTGGCAGAAGGGCGGCACGCTCTCTGGCGGCGAGCAGCAGATGCTCGCGGTGGGGCGCGCGCTGATGAGCTCTCCGGAGCTGGTGATGTTCGACGAACCGTCGATGGGGCTCGCCCCGATACTCGTCGAGGAGGTCTTCGAGATAATCCGCCAGATAAACAAGGAGGGGAGGACGGTCCTGCTCGTGGAGCAGAACGCCTTCGCCGCGCTGAAAATAGCGGACTACGCCTACGTGCTCGAGGTCGGGCAGATAACGCTGCAGGGCAAAGGCGAAGAGCTGCTTAACGACAGCCGCGTGATAAGCGCCTATCTCGGCGGCTGA
- a CDS encoding ABC transporter ATP-binding protein, with protein MADIILKTEDVMIKFGGLTAVSGFAIEVERGSITSIIGPNGAGKTTCFNIITGFYKPTSGRVIFNGRDITPLEPHVVCKIGIARTFQNIRLFTGGSVLQNVMAGCWVRQKSPWWSAPLQLPLFRREEREMRERSLKLLEAVGLDKFAEEVATGLPYGAQRRLEIARALATEPELLLLDEPAAGMNPQESRDLMDFIRRIRDKFSVTILMIEHDMKVVMGVSEWIRVLDYGQLIAEGTPADIRANPKVIEAYLGKEAAERAEAK; from the coding sequence ATGGCTGATATTATACTGAAGACGGAAGACGTTATGATAAAATTCGGCGGGCTCACGGCCGTCAGCGGCTTTGCCATCGAAGTGGAGCGCGGCTCGATAACGAGCATTATAGGGCCGAACGGCGCCGGCAAAACGACCTGCTTCAACATAATCACCGGCTTTTACAAGCCGACGTCGGGGCGCGTGATATTCAACGGCAGAGACATAACGCCCCTTGAGCCGCACGTCGTCTGCAAGATCGGCATAGCGCGCACCTTCCAGAACATACGCCTCTTCACGGGCGGCAGTGTGTTGCAGAACGTCATGGCCGGCTGCTGGGTGCGCCAGAAGTCGCCGTGGTGGAGCGCGCCGCTTCAGCTGCCGCTCTTCCGCCGCGAGGAACGCGAGATGCGCGAGCGCTCGCTGAAGCTGCTTGAGGCCGTCGGGCTCGATAAATTCGCGGAAGAGGTGGCGACAGGGCTTCCTTACGGGGCGCAGCGCCGCCTTGAGATAGCGCGCGCGCTGGCGACTGAGCCGGAGCTGCTGCTGCTTGACGAGCCGGCCGCCGGCATGAACCCGCAGGAAAGCCGGGATCTGATGGACTTCATAAGGCGGATACGCGACAAATTCAGCGTGACGATTTTGATGATAGAGCACGACATGAAGGTCGTGATGGGCGTTTCCGAATGGATTCGCGTCCTTGACTACGGGCAGCTGATAGCCGAAGGGACTCCGGCGGACATCCGTGCGAATCCGAAGGTCATCGAGGCGTACCTCGGCAAAGAGGCGGCCGAGAGGGCGGAGGCGAAGTAG
- a CDS encoding branched-chain amino acid ABC transporter permease, producing MKSSTKLLLDAASVALLALFLWWAQGHLDGYKVQVLNLVAVNAILAISLNLIYGFTGMFSLAHAGFMAIGAYVTAILILPAAQKEMMYILEPMLWPFSVMHAPFFVAVVAGGLAAAFVGLLMALPCLRLGGDYLGIATLGFGEIIRVVFTNMTPVTNGALGLKGIPAYANLGWNYFWCVLTIYVIAKLLSSNFGNTLRAVRDDEVAAKAMGINTFRAKTISFVVGAFFAGVGGSLMGSLITTIDPKMFNFQLTFNILMFVVVGGLGSITGSLVGTLVITVLLEWLRFVEDTIKIGSWEIAGMPGMRMLIFSLLLLFIILYRREGIIGGYEFSWESAARFAKRITRKGARANG from the coding sequence ATGAAAAGTTCGACGAAATTACTGCTCGACGCCGCAAGCGTGGCGTTGCTCGCGCTCTTCCTCTGGTGGGCCCAGGGGCATCTGGACGGCTATAAGGTGCAGGTGCTGAACCTCGTAGCGGTGAACGCTATCCTGGCGATAAGCCTCAACCTCATCTACGGCTTCACCGGGATGTTTTCTCTCGCTCACGCGGGCTTCATGGCGATAGGCGCCTACGTGACGGCCATTTTGATTCTTCCAGCCGCGCAGAAGGAGATGATGTACATCCTTGAGCCGATGCTCTGGCCCTTCTCTGTGATGCACGCTCCCTTCTTCGTCGCGGTCGTGGCCGGGGGACTCGCCGCGGCGTTCGTCGGACTTCTGATGGCGCTTCCCTGCCTGCGCCTCGGCGGCGACTACCTCGGCATCGCGACGCTCGGCTTCGGCGAGATCATCCGCGTCGTTTTCACGAATATGACGCCCGTCACGAACGGAGCGCTCGGTCTTAAGGGCATCCCCGCCTACGCCAACCTCGGCTGGAATTATTTCTGGTGCGTGCTTACTATCTATGTGATAGCGAAGCTGCTTTCGAGCAACTTCGGCAATACGCTGCGCGCGGTGCGCGACGACGAGGTCGCGGCGAAGGCGATGGGGATAAACACCTTCAGGGCGAAGACCATCTCCTTCGTAGTCGGCGCGTTTTTCGCCGGCGTCGGCGGCTCGCTGATGGGCAGCCTTATCACGACGATAGACCCGAAGATGTTCAACTTCCAGCTGACCTTCAACATACTGATGTTCGTCGTCGTCGGCGGGCTCGGCTCGATAACGGGCTCGCTCGTCGGCACGCTGGTCATCACGGTGCTGCTCGAATGGCTGCGCTTCGTGGAGGATACGATAAAGATAGGTTCCTGGGAGATCGCGGGAATGCCCGGCATGAGGATGCTGATATTTTCGCTGCTGCTGCTATTCATAATCCTTTACCGCCGCGAAGGGATAATCGGCGGCTACGAGTTCAGCTGGGAGAGCGCAGCACGCTTTGCCAAGCGCATAACGAGAAAGGGCGCGCGCGCCAATGGCTGA
- a CDS encoding branched-chain amino acid ABC transporter permease: MTFDMIVQHFFNALMLGSLYGLIAIGYTMVYGILRLINFAHGDIFMISTYFVFIAIAGMRLPWIPAVALSIAATALFGVMVDRIAYQPLRNAPRISALISAIGVSFFIENLCLVIFTGVPKPMPRFEPLVRVMSLGGARILPLAVFVPAISFILVGALLWMLYRTKPGLAMRAISRDIETTRLMGVKVDRIIALTFAIGSALAAAAGIMWALRYPQIHPFMGVFPGLKAFIAAVLGGIGSVQGAMIGGLLLGFMEIMLVALFPSLSGYRDAFAFILLILILFYRPTGLMGEKLEDKI; the protein is encoded by the coding sequence ATGACGTTTGATATGATAGTCCAGCATTTTTTCAACGCTCTGATGCTGGGCAGCCTTTATGGGCTCATCGCCATCGGCTATACGATGGTTTACGGCATTTTGAGGCTGATAAACTTCGCCCACGGCGATATTTTCATGATAAGCACGTATTTCGTCTTTATTGCGATAGCGGGGATGCGTCTGCCGTGGATTCCCGCCGTCGCGCTCTCGATCGCGGCGACCGCGCTCTTCGGCGTGATGGTGGACCGCATCGCGTATCAGCCGCTGCGCAACGCGCCTCGGATTTCGGCGCTTATTTCGGCGATCGGCGTCTCGTTCTTCATTGAGAATCTCTGCCTCGTCATCTTCACCGGAGTCCCGAAGCCGATGCCGCGCTTTGAGCCCCTGGTCCGCGTTATGTCGCTGGGGGGCGCACGCATCCTGCCGCTCGCCGTCTTCGTGCCGGCGATATCTTTTATTCTCGTCGGCGCTCTGCTCTGGATGCTTTACAGGACGAAGCCAGGACTCGCGATGCGCGCCATCTCGCGTGATATTGAAACGACGAGGCTGATGGGCGTCAAGGTCGATCGCATCATCGCTCTGACCTTCGCTATAGGCTCGGCGCTCGCGGCCGCGGCCGGCATCATGTGGGCTCTGCGCTATCCGCAGATTCATCCGTTCATGGGAGTCTTCCCCGGGCTGAAGGCTTTCATCGCCGCGGTGCTCGGCGGCATCGGCTCCGTGCAGGGCGCGATGATAGGCGGCCTGCTGCTCGGCTTTATGGAGATAATGCTCGTAGCGCTCTTCCCGTCGCTCTCCGGCTACCGCGACGCCTTCGCGTTCATCCTGCTGATATTGATTCTCTTTTACAGGCCGACGGGACTGATGGGCGAGAAGCTGGAGGATAAAATATAA
- a CDS encoding ABC transporter substrate-binding protein — MSFSKKLSAALLFVVLTAGAAAAESVKIGVYLPITGGNAVGGQLELDGVKLAHNQYPTVDGKKIELVVVDNKSDKVEAANAVKRLIEKDKVRAIVGTYGSSLAMAGGEVAEKAGVPMVGTSCTNPLVTQGKKYVFRVCFIDPFQGAGAADYALKELKAKTAAMLIEVTEDYSVGLGNFFKQNFTKNGGKVLSVMNYQKGDQDFTAQLTEIISKNPDVLYIPANFAEGAIIMRQARELGAKFKILGGDAMDNPEMVKIGGQSVEGFSYTTFAYSPNMPEKLMSPIQKQFTAQWRKAYPGKDPAALTGCGYDAYLLIYNAIKSSKSTDPEKITAAIAATKDMPGVTGTTTINQTHDAEKSVGIIRIENGKQVFHAIVNPK; from the coding sequence ATGAGTTTTAGCAAAAAATTGTCGGCAGCTTTATTGTTTGTCGTGTTGACGGCCGGCGCGGCGGCGGCGGAGAGCGTGAAGATCGGCGTCTATCTTCCCATTACGGGCGGAAACGCGGTCGGCGGGCAGCTTGAGCTCGATGGAGTGAAGCTCGCTCATAATCAGTATCCGACGGTGGATGGAAAGAAGATCGAGCTCGTCGTGGTGGACAACAAGAGCGACAAGGTCGAAGCGGCGAACGCGGTGAAGCGCCTTATCGAGAAGGACAAGGTAAGGGCTATCGTCGGAACTTACGGTTCGTCGCTCGCGATGGCCGGAGGGGAGGTCGCCGAGAAGGCCGGCGTCCCGATGGTGGGGACGTCGTGTACGAACCCGCTCGTCACGCAGGGAAAGAAGTACGTCTTCCGCGTCTGCTTCATCGACCCGTTCCAGGGCGCGGGCGCCGCCGATTATGCGCTGAAGGAGCTCAAGGCCAAGACGGCAGCGATGCTGATAGAGGTCACGGAGGACTACAGCGTCGGTCTCGGCAATTTCTTCAAGCAGAATTTCACGAAGAACGGCGGCAAGGTCCTCTCCGTGATGAATTATCAGAAGGGCGATCAGGACTTCACGGCCCAGCTGACGGAGATCATCAGCAAGAACCCCGACGTCCTTTATATCCCCGCTAACTTTGCGGAGGGCGCGATCATCATGCGTCAGGCGCGCGAGCTCGGCGCGAAGTTCAAGATTCTCGGCGGCGACGCGATGGACAACCCCGAGATGGTGAAGATCGGCGGCCAGTCGGTCGAAGGCTTCAGCTACACTACGTTCGCCTACTCGCCGAATATGCCTGAGAAGCTGATGAGCCCGATTCAGAAGCAGTTCACGGCTCAGTGGCGCAAGGCCTACCCGGGCAAGGATCCCGCGGCTCTCACGGGCTGCGGCTACGACGCCTATCTCCTTATCTACAACGCGATCAAGAGCAGCAAGAGCACGGATCCGGAGAAGATCACCGCGGCGATAGCGGCGACGAAGGACATGCCGGGCGTCACCGGAACGACGACGATCAACCAGACGCACGACGCGGAGAAGTCCGTCGGCATCATCCGCATAGAAAACGGTAAGCAGGTGTTCCACGCCATAGTGAACCCTAAATAG
- a CDS encoding Lrp/AsnC family transcriptional regulator, with amino-acid sequence MIKMVKQNLDDIDFRIAYELKNDCRISYKQLGGAISLSPSLVYERTKKMEEKNVILSYNAKVDWGKFGYSIHAFILLKDDRFIGDVPYFLKDRDEVFNLYMVSGEYDYMLEVYIANKDDLGNFMDYLYRTVGRTYTLLILREIYEVPEKP; translated from the coding sequence ATGATAAAAATGGTTAAACAAAACTTGGACGATATCGACTTCCGCATCGCCTACGAGCTGAAAAACGACTGCCGTATCTCATACAAGCAGTTGGGCGGCGCTATCTCCTTGTCCCCCTCTTTGGTCTACGAGAGGACCAAAAAGATGGAGGAGAAGAATGTGATATTGTCTTATAACGCCAAAGTCGACTGGGGAAAATTCGGCTATTCGATACACGCCTTCATTTTGTTGAAAGACGATAGATTCATCGGCGACGTCCCCTATTTTCTGAAAGACAGGGACGAGGTCTTTAACTTGTATATGGTCTCCGGCGAATACGATTATATGCTTGAGGTGTATATAGCCAATAAAGATGATCTGGGGAATTTCATGGATTATTTGTACAGGACGGTCGGCAGGACCTATACTCTGCTGATTCTTAGGGAAATATACGAAGTCCCGGAAAAGCCATAA